The following are from one region of the Klebsiella aerogenes genome:
- the malK gene encoding maltose/maltodextrin ABC transporter ATP-binding protein MalK: MASVQLRNVTKAWGDVVVSKDINLDIQDGEFVVFVGPSGCGKSTLLRMIAGLETVTSGDLFIGDTRMNDVPPAERGIGMVFQSYALYPHLSVAENMSFGLKLAGAKKEVINQRVTQVAEVLQLAHLLERKPKALSGGQRQRVAIGRTLVAEPRVFLLDEPLSNLDAALRVQMRIEISRLHKRLGRTMIYVTHDQVEAMTLADKIVVLDAGRVAQIGKPLELYHYPADRFVAGFIGSPKMNFLPVKVTATAIEQVQVELPNRQQIWLPVDSAHVQVGANMSLGIRPEHLLPSDIADVTLEGEVQVVEQLGHETQIHIQIPAIRQNLVYRQNDVVLVEEGATFAIGLPPERCHLFREDGTACRRLHKEPGV, translated from the coding sequence ATGGCGAGCGTACAGCTGCGAAATGTAACGAAAGCCTGGGGCGACGTGGTGGTATCGAAAGATATCAATCTCGACATCCAGGATGGGGAGTTCGTCGTGTTTGTCGGACCATCAGGCTGTGGCAAATCCACCCTGCTGCGAATGATTGCCGGACTGGAAACGGTCACCAGTGGCGATCTGTTTATTGGCGATACCCGGATGAATGACGTGCCGCCCGCCGAGCGCGGCATCGGCATGGTATTCCAGTCTTATGCGCTCTATCCCCACCTTTCCGTTGCCGAGAACATGTCTTTTGGCCTCAAGCTGGCCGGGGCGAAAAAAGAGGTGATTAACCAGCGCGTCACCCAGGTTGCCGAGGTTTTACAGCTGGCGCACCTGTTGGAGCGTAAGCCGAAAGCGCTCTCCGGCGGTCAGCGTCAGCGCGTGGCGATTGGCCGTACCCTGGTCGCCGAACCGCGTGTTTTCCTGCTCGATGAACCGTTGTCCAACCTTGATGCCGCGCTGCGTGTACAGATGCGTATCGAAATCTCCCGCCTGCATAAGCGCCTCGGGCGCACGATGATTTACGTCACTCACGATCAGGTGGAAGCGATGACGCTGGCCGACAAAATCGTGGTGCTGGACGCTGGTCGCGTCGCTCAGATTGGGAAACCGCTCGAACTCTATCACTATCCGGCGGACCGCTTCGTCGCGGGCTTTATTGGCTCGCCGAAGATGAACTTCCTGCCGGTGAAAGTCACCGCGACCGCTATTGAGCAGGTACAGGTCGAACTGCCGAACCGCCAGCAAATCTGGCTGCCGGTCGACAGCGCTCACGTTCAGGTTGGCGCCAACATGTCGTTGGGTATTCGCCCGGAACATCTGCTGCCGAGCGACATCGCCGATGTCACTCTCGAAGGCGAAGTGCAGGTGGTCGAACAACTTGGTCACGAAACACAAATTCATATCCAGATCCCCGCCATCCGTCAGAACCTGGTGTACCGCCAGAATGACGTGGTGTTGGTAGAAGAGGGAGCCACATTCGCCATCGGTTTGCCGCCGGAGCGCTGCCATTTATTCCGTGAGGATGGCACCGCTTGTCGTCGGCTGCATAAAGAGCCGGGCGTGTAA
- the rluF gene encoding 23S rRNA pseudouridine(2604) synthase RluF, protein MLTDSSTRLNKYISESGICSRREADRFIEQGNVFINGKRATIGDQVKPGDVVKVNGQLIEPREADDLVLIALNKPVGIVSTTEDGERDNIVDFVNHSKRIFPIGRLDKDSQGLIFLTNHGDLVNKILRAGNDHEKEYLVTVDKPVTDEFIRGMGAGVPILGTVTKKCKVKKEAPFVFRITLVQGLNRQIRRMCEHFGFEVTKLERTRIMNVSLTGIPLGEWRDLTDDELIDLFKLIENSSSEAKPKAKPKAKAASAGIKRPVVKMEKTSDKGRPASNGKRFTQPGRKKKGR, encoded by the coding sequence ATGCTGACCGACTCATCTACTCGATTAAATAAATACATCAGCGAAAGCGGGATTTGCTCGCGTCGCGAAGCGGACCGCTTTATTGAACAAGGCAACGTTTTTATCAATGGCAAGCGCGCCACCATTGGCGATCAGGTGAAGCCGGGCGACGTTGTGAAAGTAAACGGTCAGTTGATTGAGCCGCGAGAAGCCGATGACCTGGTGCTGATTGCGTTGAATAAGCCGGTGGGTATTGTCAGCACCACCGAAGATGGCGAGCGCGATAACATTGTGGATTTCGTTAACCACAGCAAGCGTATCTTCCCGATTGGCCGTCTGGATAAAGACTCTCAGGGCTTAATCTTCCTGACCAATCATGGCGATCTGGTGAACAAAATCCTGCGTGCCGGCAACGACCATGAGAAAGAATATCTGGTCACGGTCGATAAGCCGGTCACAGATGAATTCATTCGCGGAATGGGCGCGGGCGTACCGATTCTGGGTACGGTGACGAAGAAGTGTAAGGTGAAGAAAGAGGCGCCGTTCGTCTTCCGTATTACCCTGGTGCAGGGCTTAAACCGTCAGATTCGCCGCATGTGCGAGCACTTCGGTTTCGAAGTCACCAAGCTTGAGCGTACGCGCATTATGAACGTCAGCCTGACGGGTATTCCGCTGGGCGAGTGGCGCGATTTAACCGATGATGAGCTGATCGACCTGTTCAAGCTGATTGAAAACTCGTCTTCCGAAGCGAAACCGAAAGCCAAACCGAAGGCGAAAGCGGCGAGCGCTGGGATCAAGCGCCCGGTAGTGAAGATGGAAAAAACCAGCGATAAAGGCCGCCCGGCCTCGAACGGTAAACGTTTCACCCAGCCGGGGCGTAAAAAGAAAGGCCGCTAA
- a CDS encoding DUF3811 domain-containing protein translates to MALPRITQKEMTEREQRELKTLLDRARIAHGRPLSNAEANSVKKEYIDKLMALREAEAKKARQVKKQQAYKVDKEATFSWSANTPTRGRR, encoded by the coding sequence ATGGCACTCCCCCGCATTACACAAAAAGAGATGACCGAGCGCGAACAGCGCGAACTGAAAACGCTGCTCGACCGCGCGCGGATTGCGCACGGCCGCCCGCTGAGCAATGCGGAAGCCAATAGCGTGAAGAAGGAATATATCGATAAGCTGATGGCGCTGCGTGAGGCGGAAGCGAAAAAAGCCCGCCAGGTGAAAAAGCAGCAGGCTTATAAAGTAGACAAGGAAGCGACGTTTTCCTGGTCGGCGAATACGCCGACTCGCGGCAGGCGTTAG
- the panS gene encoding ketopantoate/pantoate/pantothenate transporter PanS, with amino-acid sequence MLSVITRLFPLWALLLSVLAYYTPTTFTPIGPWVTTLLMLIMFGMGVHLKLEDFKRVLSRPAPVAAGIFLHYLVMPLAAWLLALLFHMPPELSAGMVLVGSVASGTASNVMIYLAKGDVALSVTISSVSTLVGVIATPLLTRLYVDAHIQVDVMGMLLSILQIVVIPIGFGLIVHHLLPKVVKAVEPFLPAFSMLCILAIISAVVAGSASHIASVGLVVIVAVILHNAIGLLGGYWGGRLFGFDESTCRTLAIEVGMQNSGLAAALGKIYFGPLAALPGALFSVWHNLSGSLLAGYWSGKVIADELRKAGKKSR; translated from the coding sequence ATGCTCTCCGTCATCACCCGGCTGTTCCCGCTCTGGGCGCTGCTGCTCTCCGTTTTGGCTTATTACACGCCAACCACCTTTACCCCCATCGGCCCGTGGGTCACCACCCTGCTGATGCTGATTATGTTCGGCATGGGCGTCCATCTGAAACTGGAAGATTTTAAGCGCGTACTGTCGCGCCCGGCGCCGGTGGCGGCGGGGATTTTTCTGCACTACCTGGTGATGCCGCTTGCCGCCTGGCTGCTGGCACTGCTTTTCCATATGCCGCCGGAGCTGTCCGCCGGGATGGTGCTGGTCGGCAGCGTCGCCAGCGGCACGGCATCCAATGTCATGATTTATCTGGCGAAAGGCGATGTCGCGCTGTCGGTGACCATCTCTTCCGTCTCCACGCTGGTTGGCGTGATCGCAACCCCGCTGCTGACGCGCCTGTACGTTGATGCGCACATTCAGGTCGATGTGATGGGTATGCTGCTGAGCATCCTGCAAATCGTGGTGATCCCTATCGGGTTCGGGCTGATTGTCCACCATCTGTTACCAAAAGTGGTGAAGGCGGTAGAACCCTTCCTGCCCGCGTTCTCCATGCTGTGCATTCTGGCGATTATCAGCGCCGTGGTCGCCGGTTCCGCATCGCATATCGCGTCGGTAGGCCTGGTGGTCATCGTGGCGGTGATTCTGCATAACGCCATCGGTCTGCTCGGCGGCTACTGGGGCGGACGGCTGTTCGGTTTTGATGAATCTACCTGCCGCACGCTGGCGATTGAAGTGGGGATGCAGAACTCCGGTCTGGCTGCCGCTCTCGGGAAAATCTACTTTGGCCCGCTGGCCGCGCTACCTGGCGCGCTGTTCTCGGTCTGGCATAACCTTTCCGGCTCGCTGCTGGCAGGTTACTGGTCCGGGAAAGTTATTGCGGATGAATTGCGTAAGGCAGGAAAAAAGAGCAGATAA
- the malF gene encoding maltose ABC transporter permease MalF, which produces MDAVKKKHWWQSPPLTWSVMGLLCLLVGYLVVLMYAQGEYLFAIMTLILSSVGLYIFSNRKAYAWRYVYPGLAGMGLFVLFPLICTIAIAFTNYSSTNQLTFERAQQVLMDRSFQAGKSYNFSLYPAGNEWKLALTDGESGKNYLSDAFQFGGEQKLALKEADALPAGERANLRVITQNRAALNQLTAILPDESKVIMSSLRQFSGTQPLYALANDGTLTNNQSGVKYRPNADVGFYQSVNADGSWGNEKLSPGYTVTIGWDNFTRVFQDEGIQKPFFAIFVWTVVFSILTVILTVAVGMVLACLVQWEALKGKAIYRVLLILPYAVPSFISILIFKGLFNQSFGEINMMLSALFGIKPAWFSDPTTARTMIIIVNTWLGYPYMMILCMGLLKAIPDDLYEASAMDGAGPFQNFFKITLPLLIKPLTPLMIASFAFNFNNFVLIQLLTNGGPDRLGTTTPAGYTDLLVSYTYRIAFEGGGGQDFGLAAAIATLIFLLVGALAIVNLKATRMKFD; this is translated from the coding sequence ATGGATGCCGTTAAAAAGAAACACTGGTGGCAAAGCCCGCCACTCACATGGTCTGTGATGGGTTTGCTGTGCCTGCTGGTGGGTTACCTTGTTGTTTTAATGTACGCCCAGGGGGAGTACCTGTTTGCCATCATGACGCTGATTTTAAGCTCAGTTGGCCTGTATATTTTTTCTAACCGCAAGGCTTATGCCTGGCGCTATGTTTATCCGGGTCTCGCCGGAATGGGACTGTTTGTTCTGTTCCCACTGATCTGCACCATCGCTATCGCCTTCACCAACTACAGCAGCACCAACCAGCTGACCTTCGAGCGTGCGCAGCAGGTGCTGATGGACCGTTCTTTCCAGGCCGGAAAATCCTATAACTTCTCGCTCTATCCGGCGGGCAATGAGTGGAAACTAGCGCTGACCGACGGCGAGAGCGGCAAAAACTATCTTTCTGATGCCTTCCAGTTTGGCGGCGAGCAGAAACTGGCGTTAAAAGAGGCGGATGCCCTGCCGGCAGGCGAACGCGCGAATTTACGCGTTATCACCCAGAACCGCGCCGCGCTGAACCAACTCACCGCCATACTGCCGGATGAAAGCAAAGTAATCATGAGTTCGCTGCGCCAGTTCTCCGGCACCCAGCCGCTGTACGCGCTGGCCAACGACGGCACGCTCACCAATAACCAAAGCGGCGTGAAATATCGTCCGAACGCCGACGTCGGCTTTTATCAATCCGTTAATGCCGACGGCAGCTGGGGCAATGAGAAGTTGAGTCCGGGTTATACCGTGACCATCGGCTGGGATAACTTCACCCGCGTCTTCCAGGACGAAGGCATTCAGAAACCGTTCTTCGCCATTTTCGTCTGGACCGTAGTCTTCTCGATACTGACGGTGATTTTGACCGTCGCCGTGGGAATGGTGCTGGCATGCCTGGTACAGTGGGAAGCGCTGAAGGGTAAAGCGATTTACCGCGTGCTGTTGATTCTGCCATATGCGGTGCCGTCGTTTATCTCAATACTGATTTTCAAAGGGCTGTTTAACCAGAGTTTTGGCGAGATCAACATGATGTTGAGCGCGCTGTTCGGCATTAAGCCAGCCTGGTTTAGCGACCCGACCACCGCGCGCACGATGATTATCATCGTCAACACCTGGCTGGGCTATCCGTACATGATGATCCTGTGCATGGGTCTGCTGAAGGCAATTCCTGACGATCTGTACGAAGCGTCGGCGATGGATGGCGCCGGTCCATTCCAGAACTTCTTTAAGATTACGTTGCCGCTGCTGATCAAACCGCTCACGCCGCTGATGATCGCCAGTTTCGCCTTTAACTTTAACAACTTCGTGCTGATTCAGCTGTTGACCAACGGCGGCCCGGATCGCCTCGGCACCACCACCCCAGCCGGTTATACCGACTTGCTGGTGAGCTACACCTATCGCATCGCCTTTGAAGGCGGCGGCGGTCAGGACTTCGGCCTGGCGGCGGCTATCGCGACGCTTATCTTCCTGCTGGTTGGCGCGTTAGCGATTGTGAACCTGAAAGCCACGCGCATGAAGTTTGATTAA
- the malG gene encoding maltose ABC transporter permease MalG has translation MAMVQPKSQKLRLFTTHLLLLIFIAAIMFPLLMVIAISLREGNFATGSLIPDTISWEHWRLALGFSVEHADGRVTPPPFPVLLWLWNSIKVAGITAIGIVALSTTCAYAFARMRFPGKATLLKGMLIFQMFPAVLSLVALYALFDRLGQYIPFVGLNTHGGVIFAYMGGIALHVWTIKGYFETIDGSLEEAAALDGATPWQAFRLVLLPLSVPILAVVFILSFIAAITEVPVASLLLRDVNSYTLAVGMQQYLNPQNYLWGDFAAAAVLSAIPITVVFLLAQRWLVNGLTAGGVKG, from the coding sequence ATGGCTATGGTCCAACCCAAATCGCAGAAGCTGCGTCTCTTCACTACGCACCTGCTGCTGCTGATTTTCATCGCCGCGATTATGTTCCCGCTGCTGATGGTTATCGCCATCTCGCTGCGCGAGGGTAACTTCGCGACCGGCAGTCTGATCCCGGATACCATCTCCTGGGAGCACTGGCGGTTGGCTTTAGGCTTCAGCGTCGAACATGCGGATGGCCGCGTGACGCCGCCGCCGTTCCCGGTCCTGCTGTGGCTGTGGAACTCGATTAAGGTCGCCGGGATTACCGCGATCGGGATCGTCGCCCTCTCCACCACCTGCGCTTATGCTTTCGCCCGTATGCGCTTCCCGGGTAAAGCGACGCTGCTCAAAGGGATGCTGATTTTCCAGATGTTCCCGGCGGTGCTGTCGCTGGTGGCGCTGTATGCCTTGTTTGATCGTCTCGGTCAGTATATTCCGTTCGTCGGTCTTAACACCCACGGCGGGGTGATCTTCGCCTACATGGGCGGCATTGCGCTGCATGTATGGACGATTAAAGGCTATTTCGAAACCATCGATGGTTCGCTGGAAGAAGCGGCCGCGCTGGATGGCGCCACGCCGTGGCAGGCTTTCCGTCTGGTGCTGCTGCCGTTGTCGGTACCGATTCTGGCGGTGGTGTTTATTCTGTCGTTCATCGCCGCGATTACCGAAGTACCGGTAGCCTCGCTGCTGTTGCGCGATGTGAACAGCTATACCCTGGCGGTCGGGATGCAGCAGTATCTCAACCCGCAGAACTACCTGTGGGGCGACTTTGCCGCCGCGGCGGTGCTGTCGGCGATTCCGATTACCGTGGTCTTCCTGCTGGCTCAGCGCTGGTTGGTCAATGGACTGACGGCAGGCGGGGTGAAAGGTTAA
- the psiE gene encoding phosphate-starvation-inducible protein PsiE, producing the protein MPSVYRPLVNFIAKAMQAVLNLALLCLGIILVVFLGKETLDLAHVLFTPDPVSKYKLVEGLVVYFLYFEFIALIVKYFESGFHFPLRYFVYIGITAIVRLIIVDHESPMAVLIYSAAILILVITLWLCNSNRLKRE; encoded by the coding sequence ATGCCGTCGGTATATCGTCCGCTGGTTAATTTTATCGCGAAGGCCATGCAGGCTGTGCTGAACCTGGCGCTGCTGTGTCTGGGGATTATTCTGGTGGTCTTCCTGGGAAAGGAAACTCTGGATCTGGCGCATGTGCTGTTTACGCCAGATCCGGTCAGTAAGTACAAACTGGTTGAGGGACTGGTGGTCTATTTTCTCTACTTTGAGTTTATCGCACTGATCGTGAAGTATTTTGAGTCAGGCTTCCACTTCCCGCTACGCTATTTTGTCTATATCGGTATCACCGCGATAGTGCGTTTGATTATCGTCGATCACGAGTCGCCGATGGCGGTACTGATCTACTCTGCGGCGATCCTCATTCTGGTGATCACCTTGTGGCTGTGTAATTCCAACCGTCTGAAACGCGAATAA
- the lysC gene encoding lysine-sensitive aspartokinase 3, with protein MTDLVVAKFGGTSVADFDAMNRSVDVALLDANTRVVVLSASAGVTNILVALAAGLEPTERFAKLDEMRQIQFNILERLRYPNVIRDEIERLLENITTLAEAASLASSEALTDELVSHGELMSTLLFVEILRERGIAAQWFDVRKVMRTSDRFGRAEPDIAALAELTQQQLAPRLEEGLVITQGFIGSEAKGRTTTLGRGGSDYTAALLGEALNASRVDIWTDVPGIYTTDPRVAPAAKRIDVIAFAEAAEMATFGAKVLHPATLLPAVRSDIPVFVGSSKEPKAGGTMVCHKTENPPLFRALALRRRQTLLTLHSLHMLHSRGFLAEVFGILARHNISVDLITTSEVSIALTMDTTGSTSAGDSLLTQALLTELSSLCRVEVEENLALVALIGNELSKACGVGKEVFGVLEPFNIRMICYGASSHNLCFLVPGADAEQVVQKLHQNLFE; from the coding sequence ATGACAGATTTAGTTGTTGCTAAGTTCGGCGGCACCAGCGTGGCCGATTTCGACGCCATGAACCGTAGCGTCGACGTCGCGCTGCTGGATGCGAATACCCGCGTAGTGGTGTTATCCGCATCGGCTGGCGTTACCAATATCTTAGTTGCTTTAGCGGCAGGGCTGGAACCCACCGAACGTTTCGCTAAGCTCGATGAAATGCGCCAAATCCAGTTCAATATTCTGGAGCGTTTACGCTATCCCAACGTTATCCGCGATGAGATCGAACGCCTGCTGGAAAATATCACCACCCTGGCGGAAGCCGCCTCTCTGGCCAGCTCTGAAGCGCTGACCGACGAACTGGTGAGCCACGGTGAACTGATGTCCACATTGCTGTTCGTTGAGATTCTGCGCGAGCGCGGTATCGCGGCGCAGTGGTTCGACGTACGCAAAGTGATGCGCACCAGCGATCGTTTCGGTCGCGCCGAACCGGATATCGCCGCCCTGGCGGAACTGACGCAACAACAGCTGGCGCCGCGCCTGGAAGAAGGCCTGGTGATTACCCAGGGCTTTATCGGCAGCGAAGCCAAAGGCCGCACGACGACGCTTGGCCGCGGCGGCAGCGACTACACCGCGGCACTGCTCGGCGAAGCCCTAAACGCCAGCCGCGTGGATATCTGGACCGATGTACCGGGGATCTACACCACCGACCCGCGCGTTGCGCCGGCGGCGAAACGTATCGACGTCATCGCCTTCGCCGAAGCGGCGGAGATGGCTACCTTCGGGGCGAAAGTGCTGCATCCGGCAACGTTGCTGCCAGCCGTGCGTAGCGATATTCCGGTCTTTGTCGGTTCCAGTAAAGAACCTAAGGCCGGCGGCACAATGGTCTGTCATAAGACCGAAAATCCGCCGCTGTTCCGCGCGCTAGCGCTGCGTCGTCGTCAGACACTGCTGACCCTGCACAGCCTGCATATGTTGCATTCCCGCGGCTTCCTCGCGGAAGTGTTCGGTATTCTGGCGCGGCATAATATTTCCGTCGACCTGATCACTACGTCGGAAGTGAGTATTGCGCTGACCATGGACACCACCGGTTCCACCTCCGCCGGCGATAGCCTGTTGACTCAGGCGCTGCTGACCGAACTCTCTTCGCTGTGCCGCGTGGAAGTGGAAGAAAACCTGGCGCTGGTCGCATTGATCGGCAACGAGCTATCGAAAGCCTGCGGCGTCGGCAAAGAGGTATTCGGCGTACTGGAGCCGTTCAATATCCGCATGATTTGCTACGGCGCGTCCAGCCACAATCTGTGCTTCCTGGTACCGGGCGCCGATGCTGAGCAGGTTGTCCAAAAGCTGCATCAGAATTTATTTGAATAA
- the malE gene encoding maltose/maltodextrin ABC transporter substrate-binding protein MalE encodes MKIKTGARILALSALTTMMFSASALAKIEEGKLVIWINGDKGYNGLAEVGKKFEKDTGIKVSVEHPDKLEEKFPQVAATGDGPDIIFWAHDRFGGYAQSGLLAEITPDKAFQDKLYPFTWDAVRYNGKLIAYPVAVEALSLIYNKDLLPNPPKTWEEIPALDKTLKAKGKSALMFNLQEPYFTWPLIAADGGYAFKFENGKYDVKNVGVDNAGAKAGLSFLVDLIKNKHMNADTDYSIAEAAFNKGETAMTINGPWAWSNIDKSKINYGVTLLPSFKGKPSKPFVGVLSAGINAASPNKELAKEFLENYLMTDQGLESVNNDKPLGAVALKSFQEKLEKDPRIAATMANAQKGEIMPNIPQMSAFWYAVRTAVINAASGRQTVDAALKDAQGRITK; translated from the coding sequence ATGAAAATCAAAACTGGCGCTCGCATCCTCGCGCTGTCTGCATTGACGACGATGATGTTTTCCGCCTCTGCCCTCGCAAAGATTGAAGAAGGTAAGCTGGTTATCTGGATTAACGGCGACAAAGGCTATAACGGCCTCGCTGAAGTGGGTAAAAAGTTTGAAAAAGATACCGGCATTAAAGTTTCCGTAGAGCACCCGGATAAGCTGGAAGAGAAGTTCCCGCAGGTTGCGGCGACCGGCGACGGCCCGGATATCATCTTCTGGGCGCATGACCGTTTCGGCGGCTATGCACAGTCCGGCTTGCTGGCGGAAATTACCCCGGATAAAGCCTTCCAGGACAAACTCTATCCGTTCACCTGGGACGCCGTACGCTACAACGGTAAGCTGATCGCCTACCCGGTCGCGGTTGAAGCGCTGTCGCTGATTTATAACAAAGATTTGTTACCGAACCCGCCGAAAACCTGGGAAGAGATCCCGGCGCTGGATAAGACGCTGAAGGCGAAAGGTAAGAGCGCGCTGATGTTCAACCTGCAAGAACCGTACTTCACCTGGCCGCTGATCGCGGCAGACGGCGGCTACGCGTTCAAGTTTGAAAATGGCAAATACGACGTGAAAAACGTCGGCGTCGATAACGCCGGGGCGAAAGCCGGTCTGAGCTTCCTGGTCGACCTTATCAAGAATAAACACATGAACGCCGACACCGACTACTCCATCGCGGAAGCTGCGTTCAACAAAGGCGAAACTGCGATGACCATCAACGGTCCGTGGGCGTGGTCGAACATTGATAAAAGCAAGATCAACTACGGTGTCACTCTGTTGCCAAGCTTCAAAGGCAAACCATCTAAGCCGTTCGTTGGCGTACTGAGCGCCGGTATTAACGCCGCCAGCCCGAATAAAGAACTGGCGAAAGAGTTCCTCGAAAACTACCTGATGACCGATCAGGGCCTGGAGTCAGTCAACAACGATAAGCCGCTGGGCGCCGTTGCACTGAAATCCTTCCAGGAGAAACTGGAGAAAGATCCGCGCATTGCCGCCACCATGGCAAACGCGCAGAAAGGTGAAATCATGCCGAATATCCCGCAAATGTCTGCGTTCTGGTATGCCGTTCGTACCGCGGTTATCAACGCCGCTAGCGGCCGTCAAACCGTCGACGCCGCGCTGAAGGATGCGCAGGGACGTATTACCAAGTAA
- the pgi gene encoding glucose-6-phosphate isomerase, which translates to MKNINPTQTAAWQALQKHFDEMKDVTISELFAKDSDRFSKFSATFDDLMLVDFSKNRITEETLSKLQDLAKETDLASAIKSMFSGEKINRTEDRAVLHVALRNRSNTPIVVDGKDVMPEVNAVLEKMKAFSEAIISGSWKGYTGKPITDVVNIGIGGSDLGPFMVTEALRPYKNHLNMHFVSNVDGTHIAEVLKAVNPETTLFLVASKTFTTQETMTNAHSARDWFLATAGDEKHVAKHFAALSTNGKAVGEFGIDTANMFEFWDWVGGRYSLWSAIGLSIILSVGFDNFVQLLSGAHAMDKHFSTTPAEKNLPVLLALIGIWYNDFFGAETEAILPYDQYMHRFAAYFQQGNMESNGKYVDRNGNVVDYQTGPIIWGEPGTNGQHAFYQLIHQGTKMVPCDFIAPAITHNPLSDHHPKLLSNFFAQTEALAFGKSREVVEQEYLDQGKDPAQLEHVVPFKVFEGNRPTNSILLREITPFSLGALIALYEHKIFTQGAILNIFTFDQWGVELGKQLANRILPELKDGADVSSHDSSTNGLINRYKAWRA; encoded by the coding sequence ATGAAAAATATCAACCCAACGCAGACCGCTGCATGGCAGGCATTACAGAAACACTTCGATGAAATGAAAGACGTCACTATCAGCGAGCTTTTCGCCAAAGATAGCGATCGTTTCTCTAAATTCTCCGCCACCTTTGACGATCTGATGCTGGTGGATTTCTCCAAGAACCGCATCACTGAAGAGACGCTGTCTAAGCTGCAGGATCTGGCGAAAGAGACCGATCTGGCAAGCGCGATTAAGTCGATGTTCTCCGGCGAAAAAATTAACCGCACTGAAGACCGCGCGGTCCTGCATGTCGCGCTGCGTAATCGCAGCAACACGCCGATTGTGGTGGATGGCAAAGACGTCATGCCAGAAGTCAACGCGGTGCTGGAAAAGATGAAAGCGTTCTCGGAAGCGATTATCTCCGGCAGCTGGAAAGGCTATACCGGTAAACCGATTACTGACGTGGTGAACATCGGTATCGGCGGCTCTGACCTCGGCCCATTCATGGTGACCGAAGCGCTGCGCCCATACAAAAACCACCTCAACATGCACTTCGTTTCTAACGTTGACGGTACCCACATCGCGGAAGTGTTGAAAGCGGTCAACCCGGAAACCACGCTGTTCCTGGTCGCCTCCAAGACTTTCACCACCCAGGAAACCATGACTAACGCCCACAGCGCGCGCGACTGGTTCCTGGCGACCGCTGGCGACGAGAAACACGTGGCGAAACACTTCGCGGCGCTCTCCACCAACGGTAAAGCGGTCGGCGAATTCGGTATCGACACCGCCAACATGTTCGAATTCTGGGACTGGGTCGGCGGCCGTTACTCCCTGTGGTCCGCCATCGGCCTGTCTATCATTCTGTCCGTCGGCTTCGACAACTTCGTACAGCTGCTGTCCGGCGCTCACGCGATGGATAAACACTTCTCCACCACGCCGGCCGAGAAGAACCTGCCGGTACTGCTGGCGCTGATTGGTATCTGGTACAACGATTTCTTCGGCGCGGAAACCGAAGCGATTCTGCCGTACGATCAGTACATGCACCGCTTTGCCGCTTACTTCCAGCAGGGCAACATGGAATCCAACGGTAAGTATGTTGACCGTAACGGCAACGTCGTGGATTACCAGACTGGCCCGATCATCTGGGGCGAGCCGGGTACGAACGGCCAGCATGCGTTCTATCAGCTGATCCACCAGGGCACCAAAATGGTACCGTGCGATTTCATCGCCCCGGCTATCACTCATAACCCGCTGTCTGATCATCATCCGAAGCTGCTGTCTAACTTCTTCGCCCAGACTGAGGCGCTGGCCTTTGGTAAATCCCGTGAAGTGGTTGAGCAGGAATATCTCGATCAGGGTAAAGATCCGGCGCAGCTTGAGCACGTCGTGCCGTTCAAAGTGTTTGAAGGCAACCGTCCGACCAACTCCATCCTGCTGCGTGAAATCACCCCGTTCAGCCTGGGCGCATTGATCGCGCTGTACGAGCACAAAATCTTCACCCAGGGCGCGATCCTTAACATCTTCACCTTTGACCAGTGGGGCGTTGAGCTGGGTAAACAGCTGGCTAACCGTATCCTGCCGGAACTGAAAGATGGCGCGGATGTGAGCAGCCACGACAGCTCCACCAACGGTCTGATTAACCGTTATAAAGCCTGGCGCGCATAA
- a CDS encoding YmjA family protein, whose protein sequence is MNNEIPLKYYDIVDEYSTECADAVKESERDCLAHYFQLLITRLMNNEEISEEAQQEMAREAGIAESRIDDIANFLNQWGNE, encoded by the coding sequence ATGAATAATGAAATACCGCTAAAATATTATGACATCGTGGATGAGTATTCGACGGAATGCGCCGACGCGGTGAAAGAGTCCGAGCGTGATTGTCTGGCGCATTACTTCCAACTGCTGATTACACGTTTAATGAATAACGAGGAGATCAGCGAAGAAGCGCAGCAAGAGATGGCCCGTGAAGCGGGGATTGCCGAATCGCGTATCGACGATATCGCCAATTTCCTCAATCAGTGGGGTAATGAATAG